From the genome of Ananas comosus cultivar F153 linkage group 18, ASM154086v1, whole genome shotgun sequence, one region includes:
- the LOC109724178 gene encoding uncharacterized protein LOC109724178: MIVQVLDPWAIHGQLVIYASGEDMESELLLFSVLELGETFWLVVAVVYLFILSERQSPKEIVLHNEENSELGVLQFYDEVNFSRYDEHIEAGCFLLKRGQGMGEEWVGEDGERITYAGKLEWLGCCGVLDEDAVSLKTDLLAGGVWNEYFGRCSKWTYMRGISEMDSDLKEI, translated from the exons ATGATAGTACAAGTCTTAGATCCATGGGCTATACATGGTCAACTTGTAATATATGCATCGGGAGAGGATATGGAGAGTGAGCTTCTTCTGTTCTCAGTATTGGAACTCGGGGAAACTTTCTGGCTAGTGGTTGCTGTTG TTTATCTGTTTATATTATCAGAAAGGCAATCACCAAAGGAAATCGTACTCCACAACGAAGAAAACTCAGAACTAGGAGTGCTTCAATTTTACGACGAAGTAAACTTCAGCAGATATGATGAACACATAGAAGCTGGGTGTTTTCTGTTGAAGCGTGGCCAAGGGATGGGCGAAGAATGGGTGGGGGAAGATGGCGAGAGAATAACATATGCCGGGAAGTTGGAATGGCTAGGCTGTTGTGGTGTCCTCGATGAAGATGCTGTGTCGTTGAAGACAGATCTCCTTGCCGGAGGAGTGTGGAATGAATACTTCGGAAGGTGCTCAAAATGGACCTACATGAGGGGTATTTCGGAGATGGATAGTGATCTCAAggaaatttaa